TTGCTCATTCGTTGCTCGCTCGGTGGGGGTCGGTGTACGTATGCCGTGCGAACCGCCAACCCACTCGGGGTCGCGGTCCGCACCCGGAATTAGCGGTGGTAAATCGGCAGCGTGGCCTTATCGAGTTGGAGGATGGTCAGGTTAATGCAGGTACCGAACACGGGGCCGACGTACCCGACGCCGTTCCAACTGCCGTCGGCGTTCTGCGAACTCTGGATGTCGTCGAACGTCGCCTTCTTGTACGCGCTCCAGGTCAGCCAGGAGTCCTTCGCGTCTTTCGGGAAGAGGTCGCCGTAGCGGTCTTCGCCGAGGACGTAAAGCGCCTGTGACAGGTAGTAGCTCTGGTATTCGTCCTGCCCGCCCCCCCGGCGGAGGGGGATGTTTTCCTTGCAGTACTTGATCCACTTCTTGGCGTACTCGTCCTTGTACTGGCCCGAGCTGAACGCACAGGCGACGGCCGCCGCGGTCAAGGCCGGTCGCTCCTGGCCGGCCTGGGCGGCCCCGTGGGCGAGGCTGTAGATGATTCCGCCGCGGGGCGTCGTGCAGTCGTGGAGGTACTTCGTCGCCTTGTCGATGATTTCCTTGGGCACCGGGATGCCGGCGTTCCGCGCCGCCCGGAGGCCCTGGAGTTGGGTGATGGTCGTGGACCCTTCGTCGAAGTTGCCGCCGTCCTTGGCCGACACGTACCCCCACCCGCCCCTGTCCGTCTGGGCCTTGCCGCAGAACTCGACGGCCTTCTTCAGCATGACTTCGAGTTTCTTCCGCCGGTCGCCGTCTTCCTCTTCGCCGTAGACGCTGGCGAGGAAGAGCATGCCGAAGCCGTGCCCGTAGGTGTACCGGGACGACTCGGTCGGGTTCGCCGGGTTGCCGAGGAGCCCGGACGCCTGAGACCGGGCCATGAACCAGTCGACCGCCTTGACGATGTTGTCGCAGTATTTCCCTTCCCGGAGGGTGCTGCCGTGCATGAGCATGCACATGCCGGCCATCGCGGTCATCGACGTGGGGTACTGCCCGCCCTGGGCTTCCCAGTGGCCGTCTGGCGCCTGGGTCTTCTTCAACCACTCCAGGCCGCGGTCGACGATCGCGTCGACGTCCATCTTCTTTTTGCCACCCTCTTGCGCCGTTGCGGGTACCGCAACGGCGGCGAGAGCGGCAAAAGCCAGCGCGAGGCGGGCGACGGGTCGCGTCAGCCGGTCCGTGATCATCATCGCACCCCGGGTTAGGGTCGGGAACAGGATGCCCTGTCTAGGGGAGAGACGAGACACGGCCGAAATACTGACAGCCTTCATGTGTGCTTGGGTGTTGTCGCTCCAGGCTCGGCCCACGGAACGACGCCCCTCACTTTTACTTGTCCCCTTTGCCGTCCGTCTCGGGAACAATCCGCACGCGGAGGTCGTACCGCCAGAACTCGACCACTCGCGTCTTCGGCTCGCTGAACGCGGCCACGAAGAAGCCGTTCTGCGGGAACTGGCGGTGCAGTTTTAGCTTGCCCAACTGCTTGTCCAAAATCGCGACCTGGTATGAGAAGGTCTTGGTGGTCTCGTCCATAACTTGCCCGGCCGCGACCAGGACGGGAAGGTCGTCGAATCGCTCCAGGAGCAGTAACTGATTCTCGAACAAGCGGTCGGTGAACCAGAGGCGCTTCCCGGTGGCCCGGTCGAACCCGTAGGCGGCCCCGTTGACCGGCAGGTGGCGGATCATCGTGCTGTAGTAATTCGCCTGACCGCCCGGCTTGTTCAGGAACAAGTAGACGCGGTCGGCGTCCGCGAGGACGACGGGTTGAGTCGCCGTGATGCGGCCGGTCGAATCGACCAGGTGCGGCTCGCGGCGGGCGGGGTCCACCGCCCCGCGGAAGATGATCTTCCCGGTCCGCGCGGCCAACACTTCGAAGTCGCCCTCGGCGTTCAGGCAGCCGGTCAGTTCCGGGTCGAGCGTCTTGATGAGCAGCGATTTCGGCGGGTACTCCTTGGTCCACACGTCCTGACCATTCAGCGGGTCGTAGAGGCGGAGGGTGCGGGGTTTGTCCTCGCCGCCGCCCTCGTTCAACAGGATCAGTCGCCCGAACACCCCGACCCGGGAGGTGCCGGTGAAGACGCCCGCGAAATCCTTGGCCCCGGCCACGGTCGTCCCGTCCACCGCCCGGATCACGCGGGAGTTCGAGCCCTCGACCAGGAACACGTGCTTGGCGTCGCCGAAAATCTGGACCTTGGGCGAGACGTTCGAGCGGACCCACAGCTTCTGACCGGTCGCCGGGTCGAGGGCCACGAGACCGTCGCGGGTGACGAGGCAGGTGTAAGTCGGCTGGAGGACGGCCGAGCGGCCGAGGCGGAGGGTCCAGCCGTCCTCGTAGGAGAACAAGGCGTCCCCGTCGGCCATCTCCATCCGCGGCGGGTTGTTGTAAGGGGCCGCGCCGGCGCCGATCAAGTTGTACCGCCAGAGCTCGCGCTTCTCGGCGAGGTCGAAGCAGTACGCGAACTGGCCGATGGTGAGCAGGACGAGGTGGCCGTTGGCCTGCGCGATCCTGTACGTCGGCATGCCCTGGTTGATGCCGTTCAGGGTCATGATCTGGGTGAGCCCGCCGAACTTGCACCGCTCCTCGCCGGTGTAGCGGTCGATCACCTTGAGCGCCCACGACCCGTCCTGGTTCGGGCTGGATTCCATCGTCAGCGAGAAACGGCGGAAGAACGGGAACAGGTCGCCTTCGGGGGTCAGGGCGAACGACTGCAGAACGAGCCGGTTCATCGCCCCCTGCCCCTGTTGGACGTCCACCTTGTACCGCGACGACGTCGGGCCGGGGCTCGGCTCCAGGTAGGGGAGTAGCCGCTTGTCCGTGATGAGGTCGCCGTAAATGTCCGCGCCGGTCTTCCCGTCACGAATCGTCACGTCGGCGTACTTCGTGCCCAACTGGGCGTAGAGGCCGACGGCGTCTTCGAGCATACCGCGCCGGGTCATCACCCGGGCCAACGCCTCGACCGCCTTCGCGGCCGTCGGCGGGTCGTCGGCCGTGGCCCAGAGTTGCATGAGTTGTGTTTGGGCTTCCCGGAGATCCTCGTCGTTGTTGGTCTGGAGCAGCTTTTCGGCGAGAAGGAGTTGGGCTTCCCGGCCGGCCGGGAAGTACGGGCCGAAGACCTTGACGAACTCGCGGAGCCGGGTGAGATCGTTGGCCGTGCGGACCCCGTCCCAGTCCTTCTGCACGCGCTCTTCGAGCGGCTTCCGGACGGCCGGGTCGGTCGCGTGGCGGATCATGCTGTCGATCTTCCCGCGAGCCCAAACGTCCGGGCGGGTCGTCCCATTGGGCTCGTCGTAAATCGCCACGAGTTGCTTGTTGTCCCCCAAGGCGGCGAACGCACGGTAATGGTCGAACGCCTCGGCCAGTCGGCCCTGCTTTTCCCGCCCCTTGGCGACCAGCGCGAGATAAAGCCCCTTGCGCCGGACCTGTTCGTCCATCAACCGCTGTTTTTCGGCTGGGTCGTCGCTTTCGATCGGAACCTCGCAAAGCGCCTCGTATTCGTTCAGTATGGACTCGCCCGCGGCAAAATCGTCGCGGAGGAGGTCGGTGTAAGCGAGGTAAAGTTTCTGCCGAATCTTTTTACGCACCAGCTCGGGTGGGTTGTTTTGGTTGGCGGCCTTGAAGTCCGCGATCGCTTCGCGAATTTTTCCGTCGTCGAGCTGGAGTTCGCCCCGGTCGGCGAGTCCGACGGGGTCGCGCGGGTTGTTTTTGAGAAGACGGTCCATTTCCCGTTTCTTCAATTCGATCAGTGGGAACGCGGTCACGTCGGTCGCGGACTGGGAGAAGAGTTGGCCGTCGTGGAATACGAGATTCCCGATCGCGAACCGCGGGTCGGTCGCGCCGTCGCCCTTGCGGCGGATCGTCGTCTTTGACTTCACCCGGCCGGTGTTCACGTCGATCACCCAGACCTGGGCTTCTTTTGAGGTCTTGTCCGGGGAACCGACGACCGGGACGTAGAAGAGCCCGTCCTTGCCGGCGATCCCGTGCCCGCAGGGAGTTCCGATGCTGACGCTCTCCCAAACGACCGACGGCTTCCCTTTGCCGTCCCCGCCGAGGGCGTACGCCCGAACGGACTCCTTGCCGACGACGAGAACCTTGTCGCCGACGACCCCGCCGACGTACAAGTCGTCCGCCCGGCGGGCGTCGGACCAAACGAGTTCGCCGGTCCGCAGGGCCAGGCACTGGAGTTGATTCGAGTCGTGGGCGGTGAACACGACTTTCCCGCCCGCGATGATCGGGGCGGAGGCGCGCCAGCGTTCGTGGGGGAGGGTCAGGTTGGCCCCCTGGGGGTTCCGCGCGTTGAAGCCGCCCGGGAACTGCCGGATGCCGGGCTGAACGGGCGCCTCTTTCTGGGCCTCGCCGTAATACCGAGCCCAGAGCAGGCTGCGGGCGTTCACGTCGACCGCGACCACGGCCCCACTGTTGGTCGGGCAGATCATGACGCCGTCGGCGAACGCGAGGTACGCCGGCTGAATGCGGCGCAGGGAGTCCTGGCTCAGCGGCGTGGTCGGGGATCCGAGATTTTGCGTCCAAACCAGTTCCGGCTTCGACCCCTTCGCCTGAACGTACGGGTTCATGCAGACGAGTTTGATCTGGCTGTTCTTCTCGTACACGGAGAAGAGTTTGCCGTTCACGGGGAGCGGCGGCCCGAGGAAGTAGGAGTTTTCGGTGAGTTTCTGGGTGTTGGTCGTGGACTCCTCATCCTGGTCGGTCGCCTGAACCGCACCGGGCCCGCCGAGTTCCCAGACCATCTTCCCGGTATCGATATTCAGTGCGATCAGCCGACTGAAGTCCCCGGCGTGAGTGGTAGCGATGCCGTTGGGTTGCGGGAACCCCATCTCCGGGTTGAACATCTGGGGCGGGGTCAGGATCGCCAGGTCGTCGACGAAGTAAACGAACTTCCCGTCGTGGCAGAGTGAACCGGCCTGCGCGTTCTCGAACAACACGGTCGGCATTCGCGTGGCCCAATACTGCTGCCACCAGATCTGGGCGCTCTGCCGGCCGTTCCCGCTCATCACGGACTGCGCGCCGCCCCGGGTCGGGGACATCCACACCAACCCGCCGGCGGGGATATTCCTGTCCTGGACGGGGAACCGGGTGTCTCGGGTCGAAACGGCGTAAACGCCGTCGTAAGTGCGGTAGATGATGACGTTCGGGGCGGTGACCGGGAAGAAGCCGGGGATGGCCACCTGCCCCTTGGCCCGGTCGAGTTGCTTGAGCGATTCTTCCAACTTCTGGCGGACCCACTCGGACCCTTCGCGGGACTGGTCGTCCGTCCGGTAGAGCATCGGGAAGGCGAACGACGGGTCGAGGAACGGGGTACCGGAGTCGCCGAGGCCGGTGTGCGTCGGGTTGCCGTACCGCATCGACACGAAGCCGTCGCCGATCTGCCCGAGCAGTTCGGCCGGGTGGTCGAGTTCTTTTTTCAGGTCTTCGAGGGAGTACGTCTTGCGGCCGAACACGACGCCGTCGCGGGGGAACTTCTTTTCGAGGCGGTCCCAAAGTTTGGCGGCCGTTTCCGCCTGGCGGGCGTCACCCGTCCGGCGGAACGCGACGACGGCCTTGAACAGCGCCCGGGGCGTCAGCGTGTCGTCACCCTCGGGCCGGGCAAGCAACCGGTGGAAGCCGTAGGCCGCCTCGGTGTAGTTGCCGGTTTCGAGGTCGAGGGTCGCGAGGAGCAAGGTCGCCTGGGCGCCGGCCCGCGTGTGGAAGTACCGTTGGGAGACGTCCGCGAGGGTGGTTTTGTCGTACCCGTTTTGAACCGCTTCCTTGAGCAACGCGTCGGCCGGCGGGCCGTAAGTCAGTTCGTAAAACTGGCGGCCTTCTTTGGGGAACTCGCCGATGAGTTCGTTGATTTTGGCCTTCACGCTGACGCGGTTCCCCGCGTCCTTTCCGCTCTTGGTGTCCGTGCGCACGAAGAAAGAATCGCTTTTATTGTCGAGCAGTTGCTGGGCCGTGCTGGTGACGACGTCCCACGGGACCGTTTTCTTTTCCATGTACTCGATGACGGCCTTCAGTCGTTCACTGTCGTCGCGGTTCTTGGGGAAAACGAACTGGACGTAGCCGTCGGGCTTTCCGATCGACGGGTCTTCGCCATCCTTGCCGACCTGTGCCGCCGGCACGGGAACGGCCTGCACCTTGACCACCTGGGCCGCGACCGGCCGCGGGTTCCCCGCCGCGAGCGCCAGCGCGGTCGCGAGGATCATGAGAGTCGCGCATCGGCAAAGAGAACGGCGCATGGGATGTCTTCCGTGTCCGGGCGGGACGCCTGACCAACCGTGCTGGTCGTTAAAAATTGTGCCGGCTCGACGACTCGCCCACAAGGACAAATTCGCGTGGCTTACCGGAGTACCCCGCACGGCGCCATTATAACCGCTGCCCCCGTACCGCCGTTTCGAGTGCGCGGGGCCACATGAATTAACGACGACCGACGGCCTCGCGTTTAACCCGTTCGGATCGATTGGTTCGTTTCCGTTACCCCAATAAAATACCTTCTCCCAATCAGAGAATCGCACCGATGGCTGGACCGCACACCACCCCGACCCTGACTCGCGGCGAAGCCCGCACCCAGGGGCACGGTCCGCGCGAGTTCCGGCCCAACTACCTGTCGTTTGCCGGAACGTATCAGTGTAATTTGGCCTGCCCGCACTGCTGCGTCCCCATCGAGTGGACCGACCGGCTCGATATTGCAGTCGCGACCCGCTTCCTCGAACAGGCCCATGAAGCGGGCATCGGCATCTTGGGCTTCACGGGCGGTGAGCCGTTTGTTTACCCCGAGTTCGTGATCGCCCTGACCCGCCGCGCGGCCGAACTCGGATTCCGGTTCGACAAGCTCATGTCGAACGGCGTCTGGTACACCGACGAAGACCAGCTCGCGCACATCCTCACCGAACTCCGTGACGCCGGCTTCAGCGGCAAACTCGGCCTGAGTGTGGACAAGTTCCACGGCATGGACATCGGGAAGTTGGCGGGGTACTGCCGGGTCGCACGACGGGTCTTCGACCGGGACAACATCGTCTCGTTGAGTTACGCCAGCCGGGCGCCGGACAAGGGTTTGGAACCCATCGAACGGCTCGCGCGGGAACTGGGCGGCGTGATCGCCTGGTCGGACGTGCTGCGAAGGTATCTACTCGTCAGCGATGACTTTACGATGACGATGAACTGGAACCACCTCGCCCCGGTCGAGCGGGCCGAGAAGCTACCGGGCAACTCGTGGGACGGGACGTGGTTTCAAGAAGATTACTGCGAGGGGCCGGGGCAGGCGCTGATCGTGAACCCGCGCGGCGAGGTGAAGCCGTGTTGCGGCTTCGCGTCCGACCTGGACCAGCTCACCATCGGCAACATTTATTCGGACTCCGTGGAAGAGGTCGTCCGCCGCGGCCGGGCGCATCCGGTGGTCGGCAAGATCTTTAGCCAGGGGCTGAGCGCGATCCGCGACGAGATTCTGGCCCGCGACCCGAACGCCTTGCCCGGAGCGACCTCGAACCACTGTTACTTCTGCTGGTACGTTCTTTCCAAGGGCGTTTTTGATCAGACGCGAGATAATCCCGCGGATCGCGTGGGGAGCGGCGGACAATGGGAGAAGTTGAAAGCCGATGCGGAAGGTCGAATTAGTTTGATATGACGTATTCCTACCACAGATCGCGTTCATCCCGAATCGAGACGGTGGCCTCGCACGGGCGTCTCCGTCACTGGCCGCAACGCGATATCCGAACGCGGGTTTCGTCCGTAAAACACTTACTCCAACGGGCGGGCTTCTCGCCCCCTGCAAGTGCATCGTTCCTCCTGCGCGGGACCGTACTCATGTCGCCGCCCGGCGAGAAGTTTTCGCCCGCCTAATGACCTTGAACCGCGAACGCTATGCCGATGAAGTGAAGGAGGGCTTGCACGCAAAGAAGAAGCCCACGGCGGC
This portion of the Fimbriiglobus ruber genome encodes:
- a CDS encoding prenyltransferase/squalene oxidase repeat-containing protein, whose protein sequence is MMITDRLTRPVARLALAFAALAAVAVPATAQEGGKKKMDVDAIVDRGLEWLKKTQAPDGHWEAQGGQYPTSMTAMAGMCMLMHGSTLREGKYCDNIVKAVDWFMARSQASGLLGNPANPTESSRYTYGHGFGMLFLASVYGEEEDGDRRKKLEVMLKKAVEFCGKAQTDRGGWGYVSAKDGGNFDEGSTTITQLQGLRAARNAGIPVPKEIIDKATKYLHDCTTPRGGIIYSLAHGAAQAGQERPALTAAAVACAFSSGQYKDEYAKKWIKYCKENIPLRRGGGQDEYQSYYLSQALYVLGEDRYGDLFPKDAKDSWLTWSAYKKATFDDIQSSQNADGSWNGVGYVGPVFGTCINLTILQLDKATLPIYHR
- a CDS encoding radical SAM/SPASM domain-containing protein; the protein is MAGPHTTPTLTRGEARTQGHGPREFRPNYLSFAGTYQCNLACPHCCVPIEWTDRLDIAVATRFLEQAHEAGIGILGFTGGEPFVYPEFVIALTRRAAELGFRFDKLMSNGVWYTDEDQLAHILTELRDAGFSGKLGLSVDKFHGMDIGKLAGYCRVARRVFDRDNIVSLSYASRAPDKGLEPIERLARELGGVIAWSDVLRRYLLVSDDFTMTMNWNHLAPVERAEKLPGNSWDGTWFQEDYCEGPGQALIVNPRGEVKPCCGFASDLDQLTIGNIYSDSVEEVVRRGRAHPVVGKIFSQGLSAIRDEILARDPNALPGATSNHCYFCWYVLSKGVFDQTRDNPADRVGSGGQWEKLKADAEGRISLI
- a CDS encoding PQQ-binding-like beta-propeller repeat protein, translating into MRRSLCRCATLMILATALALAAGNPRPVAAQVVKVQAVPVPAAQVGKDGEDPSIGKPDGYVQFVFPKNRDDSERLKAVIEYMEKKTVPWDVVTSTAQQLLDNKSDSFFVRTDTKSGKDAGNRVSVKAKINELIGEFPKEGRQFYELTYGPPADALLKEAVQNGYDKTTLADVSQRYFHTRAGAQATLLLATLDLETGNYTEAAYGFHRLLARPEGDDTLTPRALFKAVVAFRRTGDARQAETAAKLWDRLEKKFPRDGVVFGRKTYSLEDLKKELDHPAELLGQIGDGFVSMRYGNPTHTGLGDSGTPFLDPSFAFPMLYRTDDQSREGSEWVRQKLEESLKQLDRAKGQVAIPGFFPVTAPNVIIYRTYDGVYAVSTRDTRFPVQDRNIPAGGLVWMSPTRGGAQSVMSGNGRQSAQIWWQQYWATRMPTVLFENAQAGSLCHDGKFVYFVDDLAILTPPQMFNPEMGFPQPNGIATTHAGDFSRLIALNIDTGKMVWELGGPGAVQATDQDEESTTNTQKLTENSYFLGPPLPVNGKLFSVYEKNSQIKLVCMNPYVQAKGSKPELVWTQNLGSPTTPLSQDSLRRIQPAYLAFADGVMICPTNSGAVVAVDVNARSLLWARYYGEAQKEAPVQPGIRQFPGGFNARNPQGANLTLPHERWRASAPIIAGGKVVFTAHDSNQLQCLALRTGELVWSDARRADDLYVGGVVGDKVLVVGKESVRAYALGGDGKGKPSVVWESVSIGTPCGHGIAGKDGLFYVPVVGSPDKTSKEAQVWVIDVNTGRVKSKTTIRRKGDGATDPRFAIGNLVFHDGQLFSQSATDVTAFPLIELKKREMDRLLKNNPRDPVGLADRGELQLDDGKIREAIADFKAANQNNPPELVRKKIRQKLYLAYTDLLRDDFAAGESILNEYEALCEVPIESDDPAEKQRLMDEQVRRKGLYLALVAKGREKQGRLAEAFDHYRAFAALGDNKQLVAIYDEPNGTTRPDVWARGKIDSMIRHATDPAVRKPLEERVQKDWDGVRTANDLTRLREFVKVFGPYFPAGREAQLLLAEKLLQTNNDEDLREAQTQLMQLWATADDPPTAAKAVEALARVMTRRGMLEDAVGLYAQLGTKYADVTIRDGKTGADIYGDLITDKRLLPYLEPSPGPTSSRYKVDVQQGQGAMNRLVLQSFALTPEGDLFPFFRRFSLTMESSPNQDGSWALKVIDRYTGEERCKFGGLTQIMTLNGINQGMPTYRIAQANGHLVLLTIGQFAYCFDLAEKRELWRYNLIGAGAAPYNNPPRMEMADGDALFSYEDGWTLRLGRSAVLQPTYTCLVTRDGLVALDPATGQKLWVRSNVSPKVQIFGDAKHVFLVEGSNSRVIRAVDGTTVAGAKDFAGVFTGTSRVGVFGRLILLNEGGGEDKPRTLRLYDPLNGQDVWTKEYPPKSLLIKTLDPELTGCLNAEGDFEVLAARTGKIIFRGAVDPARREPHLVDSTGRITATQPVVLADADRVYLFLNKPGGQANYYSTMIRHLPVNGAAYGFDRATGKRLWFTDRLFENQLLLLERFDDLPVLVAAGQVMDETTKTFSYQVAILDKQLGKLKLHRQFPQNGFFVAAFSEPKTRVVEFWRYDLRVRIVPETDGKGDK